TCACGGATCCACTGAGATGTTGTTTTCAGCATCTTATTTTATCTTGAACCAAGGATCTGCATTTCATCTACTGTCTGTTTGAGTAAACAGCAAGTGGCTGTTTAGCCAAATAAGAAAGAGGAAGTGTTGCTCATTTCTTATCTTGTATGTTTCCCCTGTATCAAATGTAGAAAATCAAGAAAACCAGTGTAGTATATGATAGTCGAAGAGAACGTGCCTAGTTTCACAAATCTTGAAAATTTTGAACTTGAGCTGGAGAATATTTCATAATACTGCACAGATAAGATATCCAAgaatatattatgtttaattgTAAGATGATTACTTGTCTAACGTAGATTGTAACTTTTCTTTACACATTGTGGCCTAAGGCTCCTACATAATCAGCTTCTTGTGTACATTGTTTTTCACATCAAACAAAAGGTTTTGTTTTATGAGGGTGAATAATGCTAGGAAGATGTACTTTTTGAAGATAGAAATGATGGTGCAATCACAAGGATCAGTCCCCACGAGCATTAAAAAAAAGTGTTACATAAAGATTGAAAAGGACTAGAGCAGCCAAGTTAAAACACCAATCTGATGAAACCACTGTCttgtttgttgtcttgaaaaTAAGGTTACCTCCACTTCTGGGAAAAGGTTAAATTTTACAAAGAGAATTCAAGAATGCTCCATAAATGAGAAAAAACGAGCATAGAGACAAAGGCACCCCAACCACCCCCAAAATTTGAAGACTATTTATATGAATGTTGTTGCTTGATGTGTCCATTTGCACCAACCGTTGCTATCAACCATCTAATGCGTCCAATAGAAGTTGGGCCCTTTAGGCAGACTATGTGGATTGGGAGGGACAAGATCCATATGCGCAGCCCATAACTATTAAGTTGAAAATGGGAAAAAGGAACTGTTTTCCTACTATACTGCTGTACAAGGACCACAATTGATTTGTATGAAATTTTATACTTACCTCTTTTTTTCCCTTTGGAAAATTCAGTTTCACTTTAACTGAATTGCAGAGGAGAGGATGAACACTGACAAAAATAACGTGAATTGGAAATCAAGTTTTCACTTATACATGTTAGTATCTCAAtaattggattttgaatttacTAACTGATCAAATTCATTCAGCAAAATTGGAAGTGACGTAGTTGCTTTCTAGAAACCATTTGCTCATATTTAGAAGAATTTCATATAAACATTTTTTGCGAAGATTGCGCTTAACTCAACCTCAAAAATTAGCTCCGGAAGGATTTCCTGAAACCATGCAAGAAGATAACACTCATTCAACAAATATGGAACTTAGCACTTTCCCCCTCTTACACGCTCAAGACCAGGTGGCGGCTAAATACTGTTGGGAGCCTAAATCAAACTTTAATGAGGGTCTTAACCTTTTTTATCACACAAGAATTTAAAAAAATCATATAGTATATTTTTCATGTGAAGTCTACTTTTGAGGATCTATGTCAGATTTCTCACTAACTGCTTCGAGAGCTATTTTTTGAGATTGTATCAAAGACtcaattcttctttttcttttttgagttTTGAACAACCGAATTCATATTTTCTAGTTAACATATTTTATATTCTAATAAACAGTTAAAGAGTCAATATATATTACATAGTAAAACATCAAAACGAGCAAGTTTTAGACAAAAAcaattcaaaaaaattgaaataatagAACTTGATTCAAGAAGTTGATAACTTGATTTGAGAATACTTTTTGGTGCTTCAATATACCTCTTGCAATATTTGGTGCCCCGGAAAAAACAAAAATAGCAAATTCATACATTGTAACTCTTGTCTTTCATAGAAATATAGTCCAAGACTCTTTTGAAGAAATATAAAAGTATACAAGTATACTAAAGTTCAGAGAAAGGTTAAAAGTTGATTGAGTATTGTAGAGATACCAATTAGAGGCTTCTTTTTTGTCAATGTACTAAAAATATATTGACTATTTGTATGACTATAAGTTACTGATTTTAGGGCCTTTTCTCTGTCAATTAAtctatttcttttccttttaatGACAAAAAGTACTCAAAATATTTTATAGttttccaaaaaaataataatctatATTGATGAAAAATAAGGCCTCAAAAACAGAGAAGCCTAAAGTCTAGGCTTTAGACACTTCACTCAAAAGTTACCCCTGCTCAAGACTCAATTGGAGCGTAATTATGGAAGCCCAACATTATGAGAAGCGCAACAATGATGAGTATGACCCTGATACGATGTAAAagtattattttttgttttaattcAATCTCAAAAACTAGCTCGAGATTGTACGTACAAAGCCATATAAAATACCACTAACTTATTCCCTCGACCAACATGAACTTAACAATTTTAAGTCGGTAAATGCAAGTACCGTGAATCAATTAGCATCTTTCTTTGAGATTTCACAGCTCATGTGACATCTGGGACCCTTTTCCATATGATTGTAAGTTTGTAACAAATAATTCAACCTctttattttctattttaattGCTACGAACTTTTCCCTTAGCATGGACGAAGATAGTGTAACAATCAGACTACTAAAGAAAGGTCATCAGAAATTTCAAACTGATATAGGTTTTTAAAAGTTTATAACGTTGGAGTGGTTAGTAATAATTTGTGATCCAGCAATACAATTATATTAAATATTTAAGTTAGATAAAGATTCCTCCTAAAGTAATATACTCATTTGTGATTATTTTTTTCGTATTTCGTGGACCATGGGAGGACCAAGGAAAGGAAAATGTAGGGCAGGTTATGCCAGAAAGTTTGATGCTTTGCTACCATATTTTTTTGTCGGTccacaagaaaaaaatgaaaagaaaaaggtaATCATCATAATTAATTAGATATGATTATCTGTCTCTCTTACACGTTCTCTTTCTAGAGACCCGCGTGCTGTTCTCTGCAGATTTAACATAAACTTAGATTCTCCTCTATGAAAAAATTTAAGAGTCCTTTGACCATGCAAATGTGTttgtttataattttttaaataaaagcAGAAAAAATCTTGGTTTAGAGCacctagaaattttataaaaacaGCCTACCAAACACTTCTTTTAAAAAACTTTTCTAAACATTGCTCCAAACAGATCATTGTGCAATGCATCGGCAAAAGAAAAAGCTCACCTCAATCTAACACTTAACCATAATAAATTAATGGAATTTAATGAAGACAAAGAATATGAGTAATTTCTTTTTCCTTGTATCCAATCCTTTTGCATGATAATATGATTGATTATTTCATAAAATTGACTAATAAAGTTAAATTACAGAATGATTAACCTAGAATGATGCATACGACATATGCTAATGACAAGTTGCACGCATTTGCGGCTTCAGAAATTTAGGATACAATTAGGGATACATCAAATGATAATGATCTACCTAACAAAGTGTAAATCACACAAACACTTCCCAGTCCATTAATTATGATTAACCCAAGGATAATGACGATCCAATTTAAATAATCAATAAACAAAGAGAAAATCATTTGTTTATGTTTGGTGAGTCCAAAGCCAAGTGACTAGGGGACAAGGCGAACAAACTTCGAGATATTATAAAAAACACAGTAATAAGACAATGGAGAAGCAGGATATTGAAATTACGTGTTTGTGGGTTGGAAATAGCATCGGGCTACGTAGCATTTAACTGAGCCCAACGCTATATTAGTTGATCTAAATCAGCGCATCTAACCGAAAATTAATCCAAATTTTGGAAAGTATGACAAACAGCTGGAACCAGAACCTGAATGACCAAAATAACCTGGGAACATAGCCAAATCGAGAGTCCAAATCCACCATATtccttccgtctcaaattatttatcgtggttattaaaaataattgcctcaaattattttatttttttagaagTTCAAGATACAATTAGTTATTTCTTCCCCATTTTACCCTTGGTAGAATTTTATCATTAAtgaagatgacacataaataaatTAATTTAATGGAGAGAGAATATAAATTAGACATAAATAAGTGTAAAGTAAGTAAAATACCCCTCCTAATTAATACGTATTATGGGgcgtgaaaaataaaaaaatgaaaaataatttaagAAGGAGGGAGTAATATTCTCTCCATTCCTTTTTACTAGTTCAATATTgtcataaaaaaattattttactaAGTTGCCCACATTAACTATACTTTAAAGTTTAAATTTAATTACTAATACTGtaataaatttgaaaaataaatatttaatgaTCGAcgtaaaattgaaaaaataatatCTCTTGATTTGCTAAATTGACAAGTAAAATAGTTAAGTTTTAATACGTTGAACTAGTAAAAGAAAACGAATTGAGTCATACTCATTTCTTTTAACTTGTACCATTTATAAACGCCAACAATAATAACTATGCTTCAATTTCAAGTAAGTTAAAGTTAGTTATAAGATTAAGACATGCTTCACTTAAGCATGTCTTAATCAAATATTGCAAAACATTAGTTTCTCTAATACCGAAagttctcttcttctttctttattcattttatacataaaatttaAAACTATATAATTCAAACTTAATCGAGAAACTAAATTTATATTATATCTGGTTCATTGTCACAAAAGTAACAAGTAGTATTACGTACGCATTAATGTAAATAATCTCTTACCATAACTCACTCTACAACTCTCAGCATCCACAAACATTGGAATTGGTAAAAATGGGCATAGTGATATGGTTTTTCCTCTGTCAATTTCCAAAGCTGTCTTTGAATCTCCTCGTTTTGGTCCTACGACTTTCTTTCTTGGTAAGGAGAGGGGCAATTTCGTAACATGAAGATGTGTCCTGTGCACTTCGATAGCCAGGAGAGGAGAGTGATTGAGAAGGACACTTTTGGGGTTTCTCAATAACTTTATATTCTAAATACAGAGATATCTAACCAAGCAGAATTATTAGCATGATAAAACAAAAATAGTACAACTCTCTATCCCTTTCTTCTTGTTTTAATTTGACTGTGATTATCCTTAATATTCCTCAATTAAAATTTAAGTAAAGACTCTCAACTCAAATTTAATGTTCTGAGCTTGGTTTTAATGGTACTATTATTACATCGAGTTCTTTTCTACACTCATTTTTTAACTGAGAAAAAATAGTTAAATTGATGACGTGTGCTCTTTAAATAATATTTCTCACTTAATTATTGTAGCAGTAGtcattaattaatatatatatattatcactttaGTTTGTACGTCTTGAAATTAAATTATTTGATTCAATGTAAATATCTAGTGAAAATAAGTTTTTGCTGCATTACATTTGTGATTTGTCACTAGGGCTAGGCATAATATGGTTCAAACTGAAAAAACCGACCGAACTGAACCGAAGTTAATTTCGGTTTTTTAGTTTATTCGGTCCGATTTGGTTTAAATTTATAAGATTTCAACAATTCGATTCAGTTTATGCAAAATTTAATTCGATTAAACCGAAAAAACGAATTTTAACAAGCCACTTTTTTCTTGAAACACACAcacagacatatatatatatatatatatatatatatatatatatatatatatatattgggcttCTGCTAGTTGTTGAGAGTTGAGACACAACTTAAGTGAGGACTTAGTTTCTGTTAAATTGATGTCCTTTTGATCTATGGAACCATGCAACTGTCATGGGGCTAATTTGTACAATTCCTCGTGGATTTTTAATAAATTTCTCCAACAATGTATCTTAGAACACCCATTAGCATCTTTTCTTGTGACAATGGGTGTTTTCTTAGTAATATTAACATTGCAAATTgtccccacgatgtgggatttcactgggttgttgttgttgttgtattaacaTTGCAAATTGTGAATAAAAAACTGTTCTTGGTTAGTGATAGGAAGGTGTGATACAACAAAGTTTGACAAGGAGGAACTACTTATAATCTCCATTCCCTCTATCATATCTCTTTGATTATAGAGAAGATGTTGACTGATAAACAAAAAATACTAGTAATAGAGGACTTAAGTGAAATGTGGGGAAAGTTCTGTCACTGCATTAATTTGTATTTTGGTTGATGAAGTGATTATTATgtagtcaacacttttctactaTCTCACACCAAGCTCTATTAGGATTTTTTGGAATGATGAAGTATCAGCTTGATGCTTAACTATGTCATTCATATCTAAACTAAAGAACCGACTGAATAAATTGAATCGAAATTGCAAAAACCGAATTGACCTGAAGTTATTTCAGTTCGATTTCGGTTCTCATTTTTTACAAAccaaaaaatcgaaccgaaccgaccaAATGCCCAGCCTTATTTGTGACAGTTCTAGCTTTGGGCTCCATTTGTATCATGGCCATCTTATATTCCTTCTGTTCAcctttacttgtccacttttaacTTTGCACGCTACTTAAGAATTAGTAAATGAAATACTCCATGTATTTTACTATACTGCCATATTAATAGGTGTATAGTCTATTGAACTTGgagaatgatttgaaaatgaataattaatgttaagggtaaaacaagaaaaaaaagtttgtcttttcttgatatgtcaaagtggacaagtaaaaatgttttttttttttagtataataaacaagtaaaagtgaatgaaaGGAGTAATTGGTAGGAGTAacatctttttttccttttttcttttatggTTCATTTAATGACGGGAGACTAGGGTGCCCTTCTTACaaagacatttcctttaaaggAAACAACCAGGACCTATCCCGGATTCGGTGGACTAAATTGTACTAAATCGGTAAGTTGGGTGGGCGAATACACAACATAGTAATAGCCATTTGCTTCCAGATCAAACTTCTGTCTAATGTGCATGGTTATTACTTGAAAAACCACACTATAATAAGTAGGCGTTTGAccatgaaaataaaatatttttcactttatttggtattttaaagttggagttgaagatagagttgtgtttggttatagtttttgcaaaaaatatttgattgtttgaatgtattgaaagtgaaaaacaagttttggttgtttttcaaatttcaaatacaagaatttttatggccaaacaccataaagtgaaaagtgaaaaaatattccAGAAAAAATTGAATAATTTTCATGGACAAACAAGCTcttagaattttgaagttgaagttgaagatagagttgtgtttgattatagtttttgcaaaagatatttggttgtttgaatgtattgaaaatgaaaaaaaaaaaaaagagaaaacaagATTTTAGgtgttgaagttgtatttggaattttcatggccaaactttgatttttaaataaagtgaaataattttccgagaaaaagtgaaaaattttCATGGCTAAACATGTCCTGAGAGAACAAAAGTAACTTCGTTTAATAAACACATAACTGTTTATCTTAAATTGCTATTATTCAATACTCATTATTGGACAAAATTTCATTCATTTAAAAAGTATAAAAGCAAATCAAAATGACAAGAAATTATCAGTTATCTattgtaattgatacaaacctCCGATATGATAAATATTTACCATAATCATATTAGGTATCATTTAGATGCATGATTCAAAATTTCAAATCCCACTAAAAGCTCTCTCTATTGCTGCTTTCTCTCTGCCATATTCAAAGCCCGCGCTGTCAACAAAAAAttatcaaaagaagaaagggCTTTCCTTAAGAATCACATCTTATCAACTACATTACTAATCTAAAGATGAGAAAACTACAGCAAGTAATGGAAAATGCTTTAACACCCTGAATTAAAGGGGATAAAAGAGTTGTGGACTGCTTTTGTGTAATGTGACAAATGAATTGAAGGGAATCTTAAGAAATACAAAGACCTCCCAAATATCTTTTTACCTTTATTGCTAATGAAACCTCTTTAACTAGTAAGGACAACTATTAAACACGAGAAAAGCAAGAACCAAGAGTtgttttttttgcactttttatCCGTGAAAAGATAAGTGTAAATGTTAGGAGCTTTTTTATTTTAAGGAACAAAAAAGTTTGTTCCCCACGTTAGAAAAAGAGTTGGGGCCTCCAGCTCAATCAGACATTGTACTGTATACAGTATACTACTCCCTCACAATTCAAAATCCTTCTTTATAATAACCCCCGCTTTATTTATTTACTCAAAACAAAACAAGTATatacaccaaatcaaaccaaaccaaccaCCCACtctcaaaccaaaccaaaccagcCTTTCTATCCTCATTTTTGCTCTCTCACTCACAGAGTGAAACCTCAAACCAAACATTTGGTGAAAATATTACACTGAGAGGAACAACCTGTTAACATTAGTCTCTCAAAATGCGTCTTCTTCTACTCCTTTTTCTTGTTCTTCTCATGCATTTTACTGCCGGTAAACAAATCCGTTTACCGGAATACCAGGCTTTACTTGCCCTGAAAACAGCCATTACAGAGGATCCACAGTCAACCCTTTCCTCATGGAACTCTTCCACCAGTCACTGCACATGGAACGGTGTCACGTGCGACAGGTACCGTCACGTGACTTCTCTTAACATTTCCGGTTTTAACCTCACCGGAACCCTTCCACCTGAAATTGGAAACCTCCGTTTCTTACAAAACCTCTCCGTTGCTGTTAACCAGTTTACCGGTCCCATTCCTGTTGAACTCTCCTTAATCCCAAATCTACGTTACCTTAATCTTTCTAACAACATATTTGGCATGGAGTTCCCTTCCAACTTAACCCGTCTTCATAACCTTAAAGTCCTCGacctttacaacaacaacatgacaGGTGACTTACCAGTTGAGGTTTATCAAATGACAAACCTTAAACATCTTCACTTAGGTGGGAACTATTTCGGTGGTCGCATTCCACCTGAATATGGAAGGTTTCCTTTTCTAGAATACCTTGCTGTTTCAGGCAATGAACTTGTTGGAGTTATCCCACCTGAGATTGGAAATCTAACTACGCTTAAGGAGTTGTACTTAGGGTACTACAACGCTTACTCCGGTGGGATTCCACCGGAAATAGGGAACTTATCTGAGCTTGTTAGGTTTGATGCTGCTAACTGTGGACTTTCCGGCGAGATTCCGGCGGAGATTGAGAAGCTTCAAAATCTTGATACACTTTTTCTTCAAGTTAATTCTTTAGCTGGTTCTTTAACTAAGGAGATTGGGTATCTAAAAAGCTTGAAATCTTTGGATCTATCGAATAACATGTTTTCCGGTGAGATACCGGTGACATTTGCTGAGCTTAAGAATATTACGCTTCTTAATCTGTTTAGGAATAAGCTTCATGGTTCGATTCCTGAGTTTATTGGGGAGTTGCCTGATTTAGAAGTGTTGCAACTTTGGGAAAACAATTTTACTGGAAGTATTCCACAGGGGTTGGGTACTAACAGTAAGCTTAAGAATGTTGATCTTAGTTCTAATAAATTGACAGGAAATTTACCCCCAGATATGTGTGCTGGGAACAATTTGCAGACAATAATAACTCTAGGGAACTTCTTGTTTGGTCCAATTCCTGAATCTTTAGGTAAGTGTGAATCACTTAGTAGGATTAGAATGGGTGAGAATTATCTCAATGGGTCAATTCCTAAGGGGTTGTTAAGTTTGCCACAGCTCTCACAAGTTGAACTTCAGAATAATCTTCTCACTGGTACATTTCCTGATACTTCTTCTAAATCTACCAGTCTTGGACAGATTAGTCTTTCCAATAATCGCTTAACTGGACCTTTGCCACCAAGCATTGGAAACTTTGCTGGAGTTCAAAAGTTGCTTCTTGACGGGAACAAATTTTCGGGGCGAATTCCAGCTGAAATAGGAAAGCTTCAACAGTTATCCAAGATTGATTTCAGTGACAACAAACTTTCTGGATCCATTGCAAAGGAGATTAGCCAGTGCAAGTTGCTAACTTATGTTGATCTAAGCAGGAACGATCTTTCAGGTGAGATTCCTACTGAGATCACAGGTATGAGGATACTCAACTACTTGAACTTATCAAGAAACCACTTAATTGGGAGTATTCCTGCGCCTATTTCTAGTATGCAGAGTTTAACTTCTGTTGATTTTTCATATAACAACTTTTCTGGTTTAGTTCCTGGAACGGGGCAGTTTAGTTATTTCAATTACACCTCATTTCTGGGCAATCCAGATCTTTGTGGACCTTACTTAGGTCCTTGCAAAGAGGGTGTTGTTGATGGGGTTAATCAACCTCACCAACGAGGAGCCTTATCGCCTTCAATGAAGCTTTTACTTGTTATTGGCTTGCTTGTGTGCTCTATTGTGTTTGCTGTTGCTGCAATTATAAAGGCCCGATCTTTAAAGAAGGCAAGTGAGGCTCGTGCCTGGAAGCTCACTGCTTTCCAGCGCTTAGATTTTACTTGTGATGATGTTTTGGATAGCTTGAAGGAGGATAACATTATTGGAAAAGGAGGTGCTGGTATAGTCTACAAGGGGGTAATGCCAAGTGGGGAACTTGTTGCGGTTAAAAGGTTGCCGGCTATGAGCAGGGGTTCCTCTCATGATCATGGGTTCAATGCTGAGATACAGACTCTTGGGAGGATCAGACACAGGCACATTGTTAGATTATTAGGATTTTGCTCGAATCATGAGACAAATCTTTTGGTGTATGAGTACATGCCTAATGGAAGTCTTGGGGAAATGCTTCATGGAAAGAAAGGTGGTCATTTACATTGGGATACCAGGTATAAGATAGCTGTGGAGGCTGCGAAGGGTCTTTGCTATCTCCATCACGATTGCTCTCCTTTGATCCTCCATCGTGATGTGAAATCAAATAATATTCTGCTGGACTCCAACTTTGAAGCTCATGTTGCTGATTTTGGACTTGCTAAGTTCTTGCAAGATTCAGGGACATCAGAATGCATGTCTGCTATTGCTGGTTCTTATGGGTACATTGCTCCAGGTATCCTATAAAGCCGTCATATCTTAACATTTTTATTTCTAGTCACTTCATGCGATACTAGTTTAGTATCAAAGTCATTAATTTTTCAGCTAAGACTAGTTATCAGTTTCTTCAAATGGAGCTTAGGTGTTCTAAACATCATACTTGTGCTATTTTTTAGTAATGTTTTTCGACATGGTAGTAACAAATTAATCTCCTTTTTTGTTACGACTGGAGAACATGGCTAGTGGTTGTCCTTGACTGGTATACTTGGGGATAAGACCATCTTACTTTGAAAAGTATCTCTAACTACTTTGGTGTTTGTTAGGTTGGAATTTATGAGTACTTATGTAACTTGGTCATTAATTCAAATGTAGCATGTTCCTAAAGCAAAGCAAACATTAAATAAGTGGTACTGGTACTTGATGAACTCTGTTTCTTGTTTAGTTTTCTAACAAACTAATTGATTTGCTAGTAATTATATGTTCTTCTCTGTAGTATACTTCTCACTAGCATCTTATTTTCATTTTTGCAGAATATGCTTACACACTAAAGGTTGATGAGAAGAGTGATGTATATAGCTTTGGTGTGGTGCTATTAGAATTGGTAAGTGGCAAAAAGCCAGTTGGAGAGTTTGGTGACGGTGTTGACATAGTCCAATGGGTTAGGAAAATGACTGACGGGAAAAAGGACGGCGTTCTCAAAATCCTTGACCCAAGACTCTCAACGGTTCCCATTAATGAGGTGATGCATGTTTTCTATGTCGCATTGCTGTGTGTAGAAGAGCAAGCTGTGGAACGCCCCACCATGCGAGAAGTAGTGCAAATACTAACTGAGCTTCCTAATCCACCAGGTGCAAAATCAGGTGACTCAACTGTCACTGATCAGTCGCCCCCACCATCAGCCTCTGCATTAGAGTCTCCAACCTCAAATCCAGGGGACTTTAAAGACCAACATCAGCCAACACCTCAATCACCTCCACCTGACCTACTCAGTATCTGATTTGCAATGTTCTTGAAATAGGAGTGGTTTCTTTAGTTTGATTATTCTCTAGTTCTATTATGAATTATTCTAGCTTTtgttccttttttaaaaaaatttggtcTTTttggggtaagggaagggtttATTCTAACTCTAAGGTGGGTTTAATGCTCAGAAGTTTTCCTCTTGTACAGTAGATTggtggggttttctcaagtgtcGCAAGTAATGGAAAATTACCCTTCATTTTGCTATTCGTGCTTGCTTAAGTATTTAGTGCAACTTCTGTTAACATGACAGAGTAGTTAAATTTACAATCATATCAAACTTCAAGAAGAGAGTTCCCTCCAAGAGTGGTTAATACTATGTCTGCCGGTTAGTGGCTCTGTTTAATTATTTCGAAAAATACACCTCTGGGTTGGTGAGAGTTGATTATTATGTACTGTATGCTTTAATTA
Above is a genomic segment from Lycium barbarum isolate Lr01 chromosome 12, ASM1917538v2, whole genome shotgun sequence containing:
- the LOC132625111 gene encoding leucine-rich repeat receptor-like serine/threonine-protein kinase BAM1, with the translated sequence MRLLLLLFLVLLMHFTAGKQIRLPEYQALLALKTAITEDPQSTLSSWNSSTSHCTWNGVTCDRYRHVTSLNISGFNLTGTLPPEIGNLRFLQNLSVAVNQFTGPIPVELSLIPNLRYLNLSNNIFGMEFPSNLTRLHNLKVLDLYNNNMTGDLPVEVYQMTNLKHLHLGGNYFGGRIPPEYGRFPFLEYLAVSGNELVGVIPPEIGNLTTLKELYLGYYNAYSGGIPPEIGNLSELVRFDAANCGLSGEIPAEIEKLQNLDTLFLQVNSLAGSLTKEIGYLKSLKSLDLSNNMFSGEIPVTFAELKNITLLNLFRNKLHGSIPEFIGELPDLEVLQLWENNFTGSIPQGLGTNSKLKNVDLSSNKLTGNLPPDMCAGNNLQTIITLGNFLFGPIPESLGKCESLSRIRMGENYLNGSIPKGLLSLPQLSQVELQNNLLTGTFPDTSSKSTSLGQISLSNNRLTGPLPPSIGNFAGVQKLLLDGNKFSGRIPAEIGKLQQLSKIDFSDNKLSGSIAKEISQCKLLTYVDLSRNDLSGEIPTEITGMRILNYLNLSRNHLIGSIPAPISSMQSLTSVDFSYNNFSGLVPGTGQFSYFNYTSFLGNPDLCGPYLGPCKEGVVDGVNQPHQRGALSPSMKLLLVIGLLVCSIVFAVAAIIKARSLKKASEARAWKLTAFQRLDFTCDDVLDSLKEDNIIGKGGAGIVYKGVMPSGELVAVKRLPAMSRGSSHDHGFNAEIQTLGRIRHRHIVRLLGFCSNHETNLLVYEYMPNGSLGEMLHGKKGGHLHWDTRYKIAVEAAKGLCYLHHDCSPLILHRDVKSNNILLDSNFEAHVADFGLAKFLQDSGTSECMSAIAGSYGYIAPEYAYTLKVDEKSDVYSFGVVLLELVSGKKPVGEFGDGVDIVQWVRKMTDGKKDGVLKILDPRLSTVPINEVMHVFYVALLCVEEQAVERPTMREVVQILTELPNPPGAKSGDSTVTDQSPPPSASALESPTSNPGDFKDQHQPTPQSPPPDLLSI